The following proteins are co-located in the Sulfitobacter guttiformis genome:
- the purF gene encoding amidophosphoribosyltransferase — MPPAHPFDSTYFSDFEDGDKLKEECGIFGVVGVADAANFVALGLHALQHRGQEAGGIVTYDPEAGFQSARRFGYVRDNFTSQKVMETLPGSLGIGHVRYSTSGSKGQTAIRDVQPFFGEFAMGGAAIAHNGNITNANALRRELIGRGSIFQSSSDSECIIHLMARSLQQTIPERMEDALRRVEGAFSIVAMTRTKLIGVRDPLGVRPLVLGKLGDGYALSSETCALDIIGADFVREIEPGEMVVITEKGIQSHFPFRRQPSKFCIFEHVYFSRPDSILGGRSVYETREAIGRELAKEAPVDADMVCPVPDSGTPAAIGYSLESGIPYAMGIIRNQYMGRTFIEPTESIRNMGVRLKLNVNRALVRGKRIILVDDSVVRGTTSRKIKEMILDAGAAEVHFRIASPPTAWPCFYGVDTPDRDKLLAATMSEDEMREHLGVDSLKFISLNGLYRAVGEAEGRNKSCPQYCDACFSGEYPVVPSDKVESGFVMKPAAE; from the coding sequence ATGCCGCCCGCCCATCCTTTCGACAGTACGTACTTCTCGGACTTCGAGGACGGTGACAAACTGAAGGAAGAATGCGGGATTTTTGGCGTTGTCGGTGTCGCAGATGCCGCAAATTTCGTAGCTCTCGGACTGCACGCGCTACAGCATCGCGGTCAAGAGGCCGGGGGAATCGTGACATACGACCCCGAAGCAGGTTTCCAATCTGCCCGGCGCTTTGGCTATGTACGTGACAACTTCACCAGCCAAAAAGTGATGGAAACCCTGCCCGGTTCGCTCGGCATTGGTCACGTGCGTTATTCCACCTCCGGCTCCAAGGGGCAGACCGCAATCCGCGATGTACAACCCTTCTTCGGTGAGTTCGCCATGGGCGGTGCTGCGATTGCGCATAACGGTAACATCACCAATGCCAACGCTCTGCGCCGTGAACTGATTGGGCGTGGCTCGATCTTCCAGTCTTCATCTGACAGCGAATGTATCATCCATCTGATGGCCCGCTCCCTCCAGCAGACCATTCCCGAACGGATGGAAGACGCGCTGCGCCGCGTCGAGGGTGCATTTTCGATCGTCGCGATGACCCGGACAAAGCTGATCGGTGTGCGCGATCCGCTTGGCGTGCGCCCGCTGGTGTTGGGCAAACTTGGTGACGGATACGCCCTCAGTTCCGAGACCTGTGCACTTGATATCATCGGCGCTGATTTCGTGCGCGAGATCGAGCCAGGTGAGATGGTCGTCATTACGGAGAAAGGCATCCAAAGCCATTTCCCGTTCCGCCGCCAGCCATCGAAATTTTGCATTTTCGAACATGTCTATTTCTCCCGCCCCGACAGTATTCTTGGTGGCAGGTCGGTCTATGAGACCCGCGAGGCGATTGGCCGCGAACTTGCGAAAGAGGCGCCCGTCGATGCCGATATGGTCTGTCCTGTGCCCGATTCAGGGACGCCTGCGGCCATCGGATACAGCCTCGAGAGCGGGATACCCTATGCCATGGGGATCATTCGGAACCAATATATGGGTCGTACGTTCATTGAGCCTACGGAGAGCATCCGCAACATGGGTGTGCGCCTCAAGCTCAACGTGAACCGTGCGCTGGTGCGTGGCAAACGCATCATTCTGGTTGACGATTCTGTGGTGCGCGGCACCACCAGCCGCAAGATTAAGGAAATGATCCTTGATGCTGGTGCTGCGGAGGTACACTTCCGCATTGCATCCCCTCCGACTGCATGGCCTTGCTTTTATGGCGTCGACACGCCGGACCGCGACAAGCTGCTGGCCGCGACCATGTCAGAGGACGAGATGCGCGAGCATCTGGGTGTGGACAGCCTCAAGTTTATCTCGCTCAACGGGCTATATCGCGCCGTGGGTGAGGCCGAGGGGCGTAATAAATCCTGCCCTCAATATTGCGATGCCTGCTTCTCAGGAGAGTACCCTGTAGTACCTTCCGATAAGGTCGAAAGCGGCTTTGTCATGAAACCGGCTGCAGAATAA
- a CDS encoding DUF1801 domain-containing protein: MTDIFDETVAMWPLGARKKFNTMRALILTSAVQANAGPIEESLKWGEPAWRPKRPKQGTTLRLCWHNKSPSTIALLVGCRTSISATMQEVYPTVFQYESNRALRLGLGDPLPVEALDHLVRLTFTYHRKP, from the coding sequence ATGACCGATATATTCGATGAAACCGTCGCGATGTGGCCTTTAGGGGCACGGAAAAAATTTAACACGATGCGTGCACTGATTCTCACTTCAGCTGTGCAAGCAAATGCAGGACCCATAGAGGAGAGCCTAAAATGGGGCGAGCCTGCATGGCGTCCAAAACGTCCGAAACAGGGTACGACTCTCCGCTTATGTTGGCACAATAAATCGCCCTCCACGATTGCGCTGTTGGTCGGTTGCCGCACAAGCATAAGTGCTACCATGCAGGAGGTTTATCCAACTGTTTTTCAATATGAATCCAATCGCGCCTTGCGTCTAGGTCTGGGTGATCCACTGCCGGTTGAAGCTCTCGATCATCTCGTGCGGCTCACGTTTACCTACCACCGCAAACCGTAA
- a CDS encoding SDR family NAD(P)-dependent oxidoreductase yields MTEKTALITGASRGLGAALAEALAPTHHIIAVGRTVGALEELDDRIKARGGSATLAPMNVNDTGAMQTLCRGIHDRWGHLDMWLHTAIHAAPLTPSHHIDTKDLEKSVAGNITATATLINYISPLLGEAGQAVFFDDPIVGQKFYGSYGATKAAQIALARSWQAETVRIGPRVDILTPQPMPTATRARFFPGENREGLHDIHTEAARLLAILQK; encoded by the coding sequence ATGACAGAGAAAACCGCATTGATCACCGGCGCGTCCCGCGGCCTTGGTGCAGCCCTCGCCGAGGCGCTCGCGCCCACTCATCATATCATCGCCGTCGGCCGCACCGTAGGCGCGCTGGAGGAGCTTGACGACAGAATCAAAGCCCGCGGCGGCAGTGCAACACTGGCACCGATGAACGTGAATGATACTGGGGCTATGCAAACCCTGTGTCGCGGCATCCACGACCGGTGGGGACACCTTGATATGTGGTTGCATACGGCAATTCATGCAGCGCCGCTGACCCCCAGCCACCACATTGATACCAAAGATCTGGAGAAATCCGTAGCAGGTAACATCACGGCAACGGCCACCCTGATCAATTATATCAGCCCCCTGCTAGGCGAGGCGGGCCAGGCTGTGTTCTTTGACGACCCGATCGTAGGTCAAAAGTTCTATGGCAGCTACGGCGCAACAAAAGCCGCGCAAATCGCGCTGGCACGCAGCTGGCAGGCCGAGACGGTACGCATTGGGCCACGCGTCGATATTTTAACACCTCAGCCAATGCCCACCGCCACCCGTGCGCGCTTCTTTCCGGGCGAAAATCGCGAAGGCCTACACGATATCCACACCGAAGCGGCCCGCCTTTTGGCAATCCTCCAGAAATAA
- the surE gene encoding 5'/3'-nucleotidase SurE, protein MRILVTNDDGINAPGLRVLEGIAATLAGPQGEVWTIAPAFEQSGVGHCINYTKPTLITELSPRRYMIEGSPADCILCALYDPMKDALPDLILSGVNRGNNAAENTLYSGTIGAAIEGALQGVLSIALSQFYGPENRDLDDPFEAAVEHGADVCRRILAQKRNDANGYSVFWNVNFPPVAAADVKGIRLAPQGRRPGVNFSTIPHDAPNGRRFLWISGGNQQIAPADGTDAAINLEGYISVTPMRADLTAHDVFSGITDLDT, encoded by the coding sequence ATGCGTATACTGGTTACCAATGACGATGGCATAAATGCACCGGGTTTACGTGTGCTCGAAGGTATCGCGGCCACCTTGGCCGGACCACAGGGCGAAGTATGGACTATCGCGCCCGCATTCGAGCAATCAGGCGTGGGCCATTGTATAAATTACACCAAACCGACCCTGATCACCGAACTTTCACCGCGCAGGTACATGATCGAAGGTAGTCCCGCCGACTGCATCCTATGCGCCCTTTACGACCCGATGAAAGATGCACTGCCCGATCTGATCCTGTCCGGCGTAAACCGCGGGAACAACGCCGCCGAGAATACGCTATACTCCGGCACCATCGGTGCGGCTATCGAGGGGGCGCTTCAAGGTGTGCTGTCGATAGCATTGTCCCAGTTTTATGGCCCTGAAAACCGCGATCTTGACGACCCGTTCGAGGCGGCTGTCGAGCATGGTGCAGATGTGTGCCGCCGGATCCTTGCGCAAAAACGCAACGATGCAAACGGCTATAGCGTGTTCTGGAACGTGAACTTCCCGCCAGTTGCCGCTGCCGATGTAAAGGGTATCCGCCTTGCGCCGCAGGGGCGCAGACCCGGTGTCAACTTTTCGACTATACCCCATGACGCCCCAAACGGACGTCGCTTTTTGTGGATCTCCGGCGGCAACCAGCAAATCGCCCCCGCAGACGGTACAGATGCTGCCATTAATCTAGAAGGCTACATCTCTGTCACGCCCATGCGTGCAGATCTGACAGCTCATGATGTATTCAGCGGCATTACGGACCTCGACACATGA
- a CDS encoding protein-L-isoaspartate(D-aspartate) O-methyltransferase → MNDGHEEAVTEAERKMQFLYALRSKGVTDKDVLGAMESVDRGPFIRGLFAGRAYEDMPLPIACGQTISQPSVVGLMTQALEVTPRDKVLEIGTGSGYQAAILSKLARRVYTIDRHRRLVHEARVVFEALDLNNITAITADGSFGLPEQAPFDRIIVTAAAEDPPGPLLAQLKEGGIMVLPVGQSDAVQHLIRVRKTAEGLEYDEMRAVRFVPLLEGLGKDT, encoded by the coding sequence ATGAACGACGGGCACGAAGAGGCCGTCACCGAGGCAGAGCGCAAGATGCAGTTTCTCTATGCTCTGCGCTCCAAGGGGGTGACCGACAAGGACGTGCTCGGCGCGATGGAATCGGTGGACCGTGGCCCCTTTATCCGAGGATTGTTCGCGGGGCGCGCTTATGAGGACATGCCACTCCCAATTGCCTGCGGGCAAACCATAAGCCAGCCGTCCGTGGTAGGCCTGATGACCCAGGCATTAGAGGTGACGCCTCGCGACAAGGTTCTCGAAATAGGCACCGGCTCGGGCTATCAGGCAGCAATCCTGAGCAAACTTGCGCGGCGCGTTTACACGATCGACCGCCACCGCCGTCTCGTTCACGAGGCCCGCGTGGTGTTCGAGGCATTGGACCTCAACAATATTACTGCCATCACGGCCGATGGCAGTTTCGGCTTACCCGAACAGGCCCCCTTTGATCGCATCATTGTGACAGCCGCCGCAGAAGATCCCCCCGGTCCGTTGCTGGCACAACTCAAGGAAGGCGGCATCATGGTGTTGCCAGTAGGTCAATCGGACGCCGTTCAACACCTGATCCGTGTGCGAAAGACCGCAGAAGGGCTGGAATATGACGAAATGCGCGCAGTTCGCTTCGTTCCGCTTCTCGAGGGGTTGGGCAAGGACACATAA
- a CDS encoding LysM peptidoglycan-binding domain-containing M23 family metallopeptidase has protein sequence MKLSDMRVSVRVPLLTGVACITLAACNQPLDFDMRGIGGGFSTANAAQAALDGRPAPDDRGVISYPNYQVAVARQGDTLVDVANRLGLDAPQLARFNGINPNVPLRKDEIIALPSRVAEPSPATGAIGTGPIKPVDISTVAGGAIARTPATPGVQTTTLAPLPAAKAPSQTGKEPIRHKVERGETAFTVARLYSVPAKDLAEWNGLGADFAIREGQYLLIPVPSQNPPKAAPAQSASATTLPGVGSVTPTPPSATKPLPAEKIEPAAQTKPVQTAVVTPKPVADVGKTTAPAATGKLVKPVSGTIIRDYAKGKNEGINIKAAPGTAVKAADAGTVAAITQSADGVPIIVVRHADNLLTVYANVTDVGVKRGDTVSRGQSIAKLRGGDDSFVHFEVRKGFDSVDPNPFLN, from the coding sequence ATGAAACTTTCAGACATGCGCGTATCTGTGCGCGTCCCGCTCCTTACGGGTGTTGCATGCATCACGCTTGCCGCCTGTAACCAGCCACTTGATTTTGACATGCGTGGCATAGGTGGCGGCTTTAGCACGGCGAATGCTGCACAAGCTGCCTTGGACGGGCGCCCCGCACCTGACGATCGCGGCGTCATCTCCTATCCGAACTATCAGGTTGCCGTTGCGCGGCAGGGCGACACACTTGTGGATGTTGCAAACCGCCTTGGGCTCGACGCGCCTCAGCTAGCACGCTTTAACGGGATCAACCCCAATGTACCGCTGCGCAAGGATGAAATCATCGCCCTGCCATCACGTGTGGCAGAGCCATCCCCCGCAACCGGCGCCATCGGTACAGGTCCCATCAAACCTGTCGACATTTCCACAGTTGCAGGAGGTGCGATCGCGCGCACGCCGGCCACGCCCGGTGTTCAGACGACCACCCTGGCTCCGCTACCAGCAGCCAAGGCCCCGTCGCAAACCGGAAAAGAACCGATCCGCCATAAGGTCGAGCGTGGTGAAACTGCGTTCACCGTTGCGCGGCTATACTCCGTTCCAGCCAAAGATCTGGCCGAATGGAATGGTCTGGGCGCTGATTTCGCAATCCGCGAAGGTCAGTATCTGCTGATCCCTGTCCCCTCACAAAACCCACCAAAGGCAGCACCGGCACAAAGCGCGTCTGCAACAACGCTGCCTGGTGTTGGCTCGGTCACGCCGACGCCACCATCAGCAACGAAACCCCTGCCCGCAGAAAAGATCGAGCCGGCTGCACAAACGAAACCGGTCCAAACTGCGGTGGTAACCCCGAAACCGGTTGCGGATGTCGGTAAAACAACTGCACCTGCCGCTACCGGCAAGCTGGTTAAGCCGGTCAGCGGAACGATCATCCGCGACTATGCTAAAGGCAAGAATGAGGGCATCAACATTAAGGCAGCTCCCGGCACAGCGGTAAAAGCGGCTGATGCTGGAACGGTCGCAGCCATCACTCAAAGCGCGGATGGTGTGCCCATCATTGTGGTTCGTCACGCTGATAACCTGCTCACCGTCTATGCAAACGTGACCGATGTGGGCGTGAAGCGCGGCGATACTGTCTCGCGCGGCCAGAGCATCGCGAAACTGCGCGGAGGCGATGATTCTTTTGTTCATTTTGAAGTGCGTAAAGGTTTCGACAGCGTCGATCCAAACCCCTTCCTAAACTAG
- a CDS encoding ATP-binding protein gives MIDDPMDRIAQALERMSPAPVVAPDFTSASAFVWHTSPDRLEPVAHVSRVDIDLLLGVARARDTLLQNTRQFAAGLPANNALLWGARGMGKSSLVKAVHGALDAEYPHLKVVELQREDLPSVGRLLNMLRGAHTERFILFCDDLSFDHDDAHYKSLKAVLDGGIEGRPENVVLYATSNRRHLMARDMIENERGSAINPNEAVEEKVSLSDRFGLWLGFHACDQDQYLAMIRGYCDAHGVAINDADLRAQAIEWQATRGSRSGRVAWQFFTDLAGRQGVTISG, from the coding sequence ATGATCGATGATCCGATGGACCGCATTGCACAGGCGCTGGAGCGGATGTCTCCAGCGCCTGTTGTCGCGCCCGATTTCACCAGCGCTTCGGCATTTGTCTGGCACACGTCGCCTGACCGTCTAGAGCCCGTGGCGCATGTCTCGCGGGTGGACATCGACCTGCTGCTCGGGGTTGCGCGTGCGCGCGATACACTCTTGCAGAATACCCGACAGTTTGCAGCCGGATTGCCTGCGAACAATGCGCTCTTGTGGGGGGCGCGCGGCATGGGAAAGTCGAGCCTTGTTAAGGCAGTGCATGGCGCACTTGATGCAGAATACCCCCATCTCAAGGTTGTCGAATTACAGCGCGAAGATCTGCCGTCGGTCGGACGATTGCTCAATATGCTTCGCGGTGCGCATACGGAACGCTTTATTCTGTTTTGCGATGATCTGAGTTTTGACCATGACGATGCCCATTACAAATCGTTGAAAGCTGTGTTGGATGGCGGGATCGAGGGGCGGCCCGAGAATGTAGTCCTTTATGCCACATCGAACCGCCGCCATCTGATGGCCCGTGACATGATCGAGAACGAGCGCGGCTCAGCCATAAACCCCAACGAAGCAGTAGAAGAGAAGGTGTCTCTTTCAGACCGCTTCGGCCTTTGGCTGGGTTTTCATGCCTGCGATCAGGATCAATACCTTGCGATGATCCGCGGCTATTGCGACGCACATGGTGTGGCAATCAACGACGCTGATTTACGTGCGCAGGCGATCGAGTGGCAAGCCACGCGGGGCAGTCGTTCGGGGCGCGTTGCGTGGCAGTTTTTCACCGACCTTGCTGGGCGGCAGGGTGTTACGATTAGCGGCTGA
- the tatC gene encoding twin-arginine translocase subunit TatC, which translates to MSASDNDIDDSAAPLIEHLAELRTRLIRSVLAFVVGMIICFSFGSAILDFLLVPIENTMRDLGNPNPVMQYTAPQEYFFTLVRISMVGGLAISFPVIATQLWRFVAPGLYRNEKNAFLPFLIASPLLFLLGASFAHYVVVPLAMQFFLGFSDAASYLSAMLANGETKTSGIDIVFNGKVNESLDITLKMIVAFGLCFQLPVLLTLMGKAGLVTAEGLRNVRKYALVGILLLAALVTPPDVVTQLILFVVVYGLYEISIFLVSRVDAKREKELRADGFYDDEDEGDYDDIDREDPIVEETKERDI; encoded by the coding sequence ATGAGTGCCTCGGATAACGACATTGACGACAGCGCAGCCCCGCTGATCGAACATCTGGCGGAGTTGCGTACGCGGCTGATCCGCTCCGTCCTCGCGTTTGTGGTGGGGATGATTATCTGTTTTTCGTTCGGCAGCGCGATCCTTGATTTTTTGCTGGTGCCGATTGAAAATACGATGCGCGATCTGGGGAACCCTAATCCTGTAATGCAATACACAGCACCACAGGAATATTTTTTCACGCTCGTTCGCATTTCGATGGTGGGTGGCCTCGCAATCAGTTTTCCGGTGATAGCAACACAGCTTTGGCGCTTCGTTGCGCCGGGGCTTTATAGAAACGAGAAGAACGCATTTCTTCCCTTTTTGATCGCCTCGCCTTTACTGTTCCTTTTGGGGGCATCTTTTGCGCATTACGTGGTTGTGCCACTGGCGATGCAGTTCTTTCTTGGGTTCTCGGATGCGGCTTCTTACCTGTCTGCAATGCTGGCCAACGGCGAGACGAAAACCTCGGGGATCGACATCGTTTTTAACGGTAAAGTGAACGAAAGCCTCGATATTACGCTTAAAATGATAGTGGCCTTCGGGCTTTGTTTCCAGCTTCCTGTGCTGCTTACGCTGATGGGTAAGGCAGGGCTTGTTACTGCCGAGGGCCTGCGCAATGTGCGCAAATATGCGCTTGTGGGAATTTTGCTGCTTGCTGCATTGGTGACGCCACCGGATGTGGTGACACAGCTGATCCTGTTTGTTGTGGTTTACGGCCTCTACGAGATTTCGATTTTCCTCGTGTCCCGTGTGGATGCCAAGCGCGAAAAAGAACTGCGCGCTGATGGCTTTTACGATGACGAGGACGAGGGGGATTATGACGATATCGACCGCGAGGATCCGATCGTCGAGGAAACCAAGGAACGCGATATATGA